Part of the Xenopus tropicalis strain Nigerian chromosome 3, UCB_Xtro_10.0, whole genome shotgun sequence genome, GGAAaatcaaaagagacttgaacatgtaaagggaaacaaaggtccagggccggatgggattcatcccagggtattaaatgagctgagccctgtgattgccaagcctcttcacttaatttttcaggtttcattgaggtctggcatggtgccaagagactggcggattgctaatgttgtgtcgttatttaaaaagggatcccgttctcagcctgaaaactataggcctgttagtctgacatcagtagtaggaaagctttaggACGTTTTTGCAAATCACAATGCTTTGTAGcagcatggttttatacataATAGATTTTGCCAGACAAATCTAACTGCCTTGAAAATGTGagcatttcattaaaaaaaattccctaAGGAACATTTGTTCTAAGATTAAAGCACAAAGTTATATTTAGCTCCTTTCGTTGATCAAAATGAGGGGCCTCCCATTTCTAGGGGGAAGTCTACAGTAATAGCAGTTGAAAGTGTGATGGTGGGCCCCCAGTCCTGGTGGCCCCTGGGAAATTCtctcttttgcccatttattcaAATGGCCCTGGACCCTCTCacactaaggggtagatttactaaaactccataatttctcattttttaattttcaaattcaactgaATTTGTTTTCCCGAaagtctgatatttactaaaaaaagttgcaagaaaaagtctCTCCGAGAGAACTGGTAGAAAAActctctaaagtttcgagacaaaagaaagaacttcaagaaatagggaagggacctttgccattggcttctacatgaaatCGGAAAGTTTAACCCAGCAAATTttcgaatttggatttttagatgCAGAGTAAGTTTTTTCTCTGCGgcttttctaaaaaaatcaatggttagtaaatgatccCCTAAGTGGATTACTAGGAATAAGGAAGGAATCAGaaatttctagtgatgagcgaatctgtcttgtttcgcttcgatgaaaaattcacagaatggtaggaaaattcacgaaaaatCTGCCAAACATGTCTGTCGCGACCACATCTATTTTTGATGTGACGGAGcctatttttgacgtgaccgtgaccGAGCATACTTTTGATGGGAACTAAACTATTTTTGATGCTACCAAGACATTTTTTGACGCATCTGAGCCTATTTTTGATGTGACGGAGcctatttttgacgtgaccgtgaccGAGCCTACTTTTGATGGGAACTAAACTATTTTTGATGCTACCAAGACATTTTTTGACGCATCTGAGActatttttgacgcgaccgagCCTATTTTTGATGCTACCAAgcctatttttgatgcaactgagTCTATTTTTGATGCTACCAAgcctatttttgatgcaactgagTCTATTTTTGATGCGAATGAACCTATTTTTGATGCTACAAgcctatttttgatgcaactgagcctatttttgacacgactgagcctattttttaatgcaactgagcctatttttgacgtgaccgAGCCTATTTTTAATGCAACCAAGACCGAGTCTATTTTTGACGTGACCGAGCCTATTTTTATTGCAACCAAGACCGAGtctatttttgtatgtatgtatgtatgtatgtatatctttatttataaagcgctacttactgtatgtacgcagcgctgtacagtagaatacattaatacaaacagggggttaagataatagataaatacaaagtatattaataaatacagataaatatagcagcaataagttaagagtcgaggacacaagaggaaggaggtccctgccccgtagagcttacaatctatatgggggggggtaactaacagacacaaataggcaaatgtaagtgctgtaggtcacagtgggtgacattacaatatatgtgccagttcccagatcaggtgctgggtgagtgctccaaaagttagtctttaaccttagttttaaaaagactgggggaggattctctccggaggaaatcagggagggcattccaaatgtagggggcagccaggcagaaaggtttaaggcgggaaaccgcagtagtagtggggggcgcaaccaaacgattgctctgcgaggaacgaaggagtcggccgggaacatacggagacacaagggaagagatggagtgaggagcagaggaatggagggccttgaaggttaggagaagaagtttgtaggatattctttgtttgataggagccatgataaggcctttagcaggggaagggtctgaactctcctggatgagaggaggagaattctggcagcagtgtttaatatagactgtaggggggaaagatgggagttagggagttAGTTGACGCGACTGAGCctattttttgacgtgaccaagcCTATTTTTTGGGAACGAACCTATTTTTGATGCTATCAAGCCTATTTTTGACGCATCTGAGCctatttttgacgcgaccgagCCTATTTTTGATGTAAACAAACCTATTTTTGATGCTACCAAACCTATTTTTGATGCATCTGAGCCTATTTTTGATGCGACTGAgcctatttttgatgcaactgagcctatttttgacgtgaccgagcctatttttgacgtgaccgAGCCTATTTTTATTGCAACCAAGACCGAGTCTATTTTTGACGTGACCGAGCCTATTTTTATTGCAACCAAGACCGAGTCTATTTTTGACGCGACTGAGCCTATTTTTGATGCAACAAGCCTATTTTTTACGCAACCAAGCctattttttgacatgaccaagTCTATTTCTGATGCGGCAGAGCCTATTTTTGACAGAACTGAGCCTATTTTTGACCTGATCGAGCCTATTTTTGACTCGCCCAATTTTTATGTggccgcgactttttttgacgcacaacgaTCTTTTTGCGGCAGAGTTTCAAttaagttttgcgaaacaatccaccaatggcgaaatgcggaaattcactgcggattcatgcctggagaaaaaaatttgctcattactagaaATTTCTTCTTTGacaaatcagcccctaaggtttTTAAATATCCTTTATTCAAGAAATCCATTTAATCAGAGCTTTCCTGATCTCATTATTCCTTAAACTATATATTATTGGGTTGAGTAAAGGCGTGACCACTATGTATAGGAGAGAGATGACTTTGCTTATATTCAGGGACTGCCCTTTGGATGGCACAGTATACTTGGCGATTAATATGCTATAAAACGTACACACAACTGCAAGGTGGGAGCTACACGTGGAAAAAGACTTCTGCCTTCCAGAGTTGGTGGAGATCTTCATGATGGAGAAAGAGATGCTGGTGTATGTGAGAATGATAACCAGGAAAGGAAAGATAATTATGGGAAATGTGAAGGCAATGGCGATTATTTCCACAGTGGATGTATCTGAGCATGACACTTCTAGAAGAGGAGCGAAATCACAATAAATATAGTCGATGGCATTGAGTCCACAGAACTCCAAAAGAGATACAAAGACGGCAACAATGACGCAGAGTAGGAAACTCAGAAGCCAAGACCATAGCACAAGGTGGACACTCAGCTTGATACTCATAATGCTGACGTACCTCAAGGGGTTACAGATGGCAACATAGCGGTCAAGAGACATTACAGCAAGTATAAAACATTCAGCCGCCGTGAATGAGCTGCAAGCAAAAAACTGGGAGATACAACTAGGGACGGACATGTCTTTCCCCTCTTTCAGTAGGGCACATAGCAAATTAGGTACAATGTTTGTAGACAGCAATATATCCGATGAGGACAACTGGCTcaggaagaaatacatgggagTGTGGAGTCTCCGGCTTCCCAAAACCAATGCAATGGTCACAAAGTTGGCACATAATGTAGCAATATATAGTAGCAGgaataaaacaaaaaggaaaaccAACTGGGTATAGGAGCCCTCAAGGCCAAGTAGAATAAATCCTGTGGTTTTCGTTTGATTGATTATTTCCATGCTGATCATGATGGATAAGAACAGGTCCAGCTGCGATGAATGAGAACATAAATTATTCACATCATATAGGTTTAAATAAAATTCAATTTATATAATGCTACATTACCCATAGGTATTATAAACAATAATTTCTGTCTGAAATATCCTTACATTGGCCTTCAAAATAACGAGGCCATTATGCCTTAGTCAGATATGGAAGATATAATAGCCCAACCATATTTCCATGAGCATCTTTATATAAGCAGTAATCCTATCTAATCCTAACTCTAATCCTATCCATGTGATATAAATGAATTGAGTCATTGATAAACTCACCCTGTTATAAATTTAATGGGGGTAAAGTAATAAAGTTACCCCTCCATTATAGCCTACTATTTAGTTCAAAGAATTGACATACATTCTCCTTGCCAGTGGAGTAACTACCAAGAAAGTAGTCCCCCCAACTATGGGGTGAGGGAGCAGGGATCAGCACAGGTCTGCTTCTTGTGGGGGCGGGCATTGCAGGTCACCCGTGACCCCCACAAACAAAATTATAGAGAGGTCCCATGCCCCGAAGTTACGCTCCTGCAACCATGATCTCTAGTATCTTATATCAGTGGCTCtggaaactcaaattttttgaattgttacacaaaaaacaatgtcaaaaagtttcaagacaaaagaaggatcctccagggaagggaaaggacaacTGCCATTGAGTTCtccatgatcttggcaagttttagctggtcaCTTGTCGAATTCGGATTTGTTGTCAATCTCCAAAAAATTGGGACTTTTTTTCTGCGACCAAATTCGAAAAAAAACCCAGAAGGTTAGCAAATGGCCCCCTTACTGTATGTGGTGCTATGGTTGGTAATCCTTCTGCTGATAAAGAGTCCAAATCCAAATAGTATCATGTTTATTGTTTTGGGATGATTTACTCACCTTATTTCAGCATCTAGAATCCTTTGCATGGATTGGAATAAGAGTGTCAGCTCAGTGGGTTCTTTTGGCTTCTGCACTGAGCTCGGCCCATTTACCTACAAATTCTGCAATAAGCGTCGCACCTCCGATTTATAGAGCTTTCCTACTGATCCTTGAGGAGTTGAGAATCCCAAAGGACCAATAAAGACAAAACTAACATACGAAAGGAAAATTCCCAATACTGTATTGTGCGACTGATTTGTGCTTGTATCAATGATACAGAATGTATCAAAAAGATTTCTGAAACTTTGCAGATGACCTTTCATGCATAAAAATGGTCTGAGAAGATGCTTcacatggccaaaagtatcctGAATTTAAATCAGGGTCCCCTAGCAGTTTGTATCGTCTGCTGCTTCCAAACTTCCATATATGAATCAATTTAAAATTACATTCTAACCATGTTTTCAGTGGCAACCAGAGGCCAGAACTGGCACAGTATGTTTTGGAGGTGCAGGCTTGCCCCAGTGCCAGTGTCTTATTAGACCATATGTTCAGTGTTGGGCTTGAGCCTTGATACCTAGAAATCCATGGGGTCGGATGGTGTCTAGCACACCCAAAGACCCCATGTAGTCAACCACCATGTTGTCTAGCCACTGTTGGTGTTGATATCAGCTGCTTCTGCCCTGCTGCTACCTGTTGAGTCAAAGAAGTTATCCCTCATAGCTCACCACCACCTCTacctgtgctgctgctgctgctgcttggccCACATCTCTGTTGATGCTTGGAGTTGTAGTGGGGTCAGGTATCTTTGATGCCACTGATCTGGGATTCTGCACATCGGCAACCATGCAGAAAAGGTGCCCTGACCAAACTCTTCTTGACTGTCTTCTGGATCCAGCAAATCATCTCCCTCCTCCCCCTTCTTTATGCCCTTCCAGCTGTAGGAAATAGCTTAGGTGTGTGCGTTGCATGTCCATTCCCCCTGTAAATCATGTGGCCTGTTCAAATGGGACACCACTGGTTTGCTCTAAAGTACTCCAACTGTGCACCCTGAGTACCCTTGGTGCTATGCTCCAGCAGGTAATTGCTAAGTACCCAGCACTGCTCTACAATGTTCAGGGTAGAGTTCCAGCATGTTGGCAGATCACCCAATGCGGTGACAGTCAGTTCTGCTGCTGCATCAGTGCCAAGGACTTGCTGGGGGACCTACAAAATTGGCTGCATACCCTATGAACCTTCTCCAGAACATCACCCAACCCCAGGTAGCTCTTCAGAAAGTGCTGCATGAGTAGCTTGATGTTCAAAGCAAGGCATGTAGGACAGTCAGCCTTGGTGGAGGCcagcaggttacaccacattgccTGCTTGAAGCTAAAGTGCAGCTGCAGAGAGATTTCAGGGGAAGCTTATCAATAACTTGCTTTGGGGGTGTAGAGAAGGAGTAGGAAGCAAATACAGTGGCTGTCTAGGGTTTCCCTTTTACCACACAGGGAGGCAGCTGCAGCCTCTCAAGGAATCCCTGCTGGAGCCCTACCCGGCACTCAACAGAATGACCCAATGGATTGTGAAGAAGATGTACTACCCCTGCCCAAGCCTGCTGGGTGCCCTAGGCCTGCATTTGTTCATCCACctcaaataaagaacctttgtggattccaagtgcccggtgagttctgctatctggcacagATTGCCCACAGTAGTTGTGCCCAGCTcaatacaggcccagggagaggggtctcaggggaaactcagccattatcacagcaattcgAGTCAGAATACATACTACAGGATAAATCACTTTCAAGTCTCTTCctagtttcttttatttatatgctagcatctatcctttcATCTATGTCTCCTCTTTGGTCCCATTCAGaagtagggaatgaccatgaagcaggccaaatggtcaggagcaggaggtccctaacacctgggcccaccaggagtttacATGTTATCCTggtggccagtccgacactgagcatGAATATTAGAGGATGTTTCCTGGACTTCTCCTTAGAACAATAGTCTTTCCATTGTAATTCTGACATGATGGATGTCCTCAACTTCAAACTCATCTTGTCACAGGTTTAAGCAAGGCTGCATGGAATACCAGATGAATAAATCAGGTAGTAGGACGTTCCAGTTGAAAAATAATTTATCTGACAAAATTTAATGGACCCAAAAATATCCACCTAGCTTCTTGCTTGGTCAGAAAAGTCCCACTTTAAACTCAGGATCCTTGCCATGCTTGCAGTTAGCATACATTTTGAAGATCTGTTGGACTTTGCCATGGAGGGTTGAAGTCTTATAGTTACTGCCCAAAAAGTTTTACTGATCCTGAACAGCAGGAACAGAAACATTAGGTAATGTAGATGAGAAAAAATGCTGGATTCAGTCCATAGTTGCCAGAAAATGGTGACTGATGAATTAATTAATGATGGGCATTGTTACAAACAGATTCTGCTAAATGTAGAAGTTGAGACCAATCATCTTGCAGGAAGAACCCCTTAGTAACACATGGGGGGAGACTCTCGAAATAGGCTTTGCTATATTTTTTGGTAGCTTATTGCATTCAGTgttttaaaggataactatacccccaaacaatgtaggtctctatataaatatattgcataaacagctcatatgtaaagccctgcttcatctaaataaaccataattttttagaagtatgtgccattgggtaatcctaaataggaaactgacATTTTTAGCACTAATAGTGGAGTATCTTATGGGTCTGTTCTCTGTGGAAATTTGTTTTTAATGACCTTGAGGAGGGTTTGGAACAAATTTTGAAAGTtctggaagctgctggctcagatGGGCGGCAGGAAGGTCAGTAGGCAGTTTTCTAAAAGGGTTCAGGAGGAAGTAGGTGTGTCTGTTGAGAGGGAATTTAAAGGAGAGCCTGAGTGGATAAGGTGCAACATCCCCTCCTTCTGGATTGCCTTATTATAGAATAGAGTTCTAATCCATAGTTCAAACAACAGTGCAGTTGGAATACTCATTGGGAGTTACTGAACTACCTGGAAGCTGTCAAGAAATGTTATGCTAACCGTGGTTGTACTGTTACCTGCCCATATGTCCATAGGGACAACACAGTGGGCACTGTaactactgtttttatttttgctgatgatactcaaCTGTATAAAACTATTAGTTCCATGCAGGACATTGCCACTTTTGATTTGACTAAACTGGAGAAGAACATCAACTTTACTTAGTTGGGAAGTCCTACCATAAAGAACAAAAAGAACATCAATTTTACTTAGTTGGCAAGTCCTACCAAAAAGAACCAAAAGAACCTACAGTCATGGGTTTGCAGAGCAGCGCCATTGGCTAGCAGAGAAGAAGCTTTAGAGCATGCCAACATTCACCAGAGGAAAACTCTGGAAATCCAATAGAAATGAGTAGAGAACTGTGGAATTCTCCTCAGTATGAAGTGTGAATTGTCCTGTTGAACCATTTAACTCAGTAGCCCATTTGTATCAATGCTTAAATATTTCCTAAAGAAAGAATAAAGTAAAACAATGCTGGAAGAATTCTTAGTTAATTATCAGAAATTAGCCTACAACTGCCTTGTCTCTTAAGGGTTGGTAATTATCTCAAACACTAGAGTTTTCTGGAGATATCTCAGTAGGTTTCCCAAGTGTGGATGTTACCAGCACTGCTTTATAAAAGGAGATCTTTTCAGCTCTTCCCTGCCCAGTCTGTATCTGGTGCCATTCAGGTAGGTGCAAGTCAGGTgaataaaatatttcaaaaacatcTTTCCTGCAAAGAGATTtcattggaaagaaatggttggaaTTGTGTTAGCAGAATGACAGGAGAAATGCATTTTTCAAGGCTTTTACAGGATTTGAGGTTTCGTTGTATGTCTTTTACATTCTCCCATCATTATGTGCCTGTTGGTTATTTAATTCTTACTCATCTGTTGAATGGAATTTTGTTTGGAAACATTAgcacaattttatatttttttttctaaagaacaTCTCTTTTGTGTTCTagggaaggagagaagaggaCATCTTTTGGAGGGTTCAGATATCTCTGAATCAGGTGAGTATAATATTCCAATAACATCTCTTCTGTAAAATGATTTTATTGGAACAAAATGGTTGGGAtcgtgttagcaaaatggcaagaaatgcagaacaggttacacattgggagaagctcatgaGGCCATCTTCTTATGGTTCCATAGTATCTGGGGCGTTCTATTAGGTGCAAATCAGGTGAGTATATTATTCCAAGAACATCTCTTCTGTAAAATGATGTTATTGGAacgaaatggttgggattgtgttagcaaaatggcaggagaaatgcagaacAGGTTACACATTGTGAGAAGCTCATGAGGCCATCTTCTTATGGTTCCAtagtatctggggcggttctaGTAGGTGCAAATCAGGTGAGTATATTATTCCAAGAACATCTCTTCTGTAAAATTATGTTATTGGAacgaaatggttgggattgtgttagcaaaacaGAAGGAGAAATGCAGaacaggttacacattgggagaagctcatggggcCATCTTCTTATGGTTCCATAGTATCTGGGGCTGTTCTAGTAGGTGCAAATCAGGTGAGTATAATATTCCAAGAACATCTCTTCTGTAGAATGATTTTATTGGAacgaaatggttgggattgtggtagcaaaatggcaggagaaatgcagaacaggttacacattgggagaagctcatgaGGCCATCTTCTTATGGTCCCATAGTATCTGGGGCTGTTCTAGTAGGTGCAAATCAGGTGAGTATAATATTCCAAGAACATCTCTTCTGTAAAATGATTTTATTGGAACGAAATGGTTGGGATTGCGGTAGCAAAATATCAGGAGAAATAAAGTGCAGGTTATTGGTAGAAGCTTATGGGCATCTTACTATGTTCTGAAGGACTAAAGGTTTTATTCTTGGGCTTTATCTCTTCCCTGTTTTTTTCATGCATACTTATTCTGCTTAATTTGtaaacattattataaatattgtttttcctGAAGAACTTCTCTTCTGTGTTATGGTGAAGGTGACAAGAGACCTCTGCTTGAAAAAGGATGAGTTTCAAACTTCTCAGAATCAGGCGAGTGTAATATTACAAtaacatctttcctgtaaagtaATTTATTTGCTTAATTTTAGGAGAGGAAGAAACATGTTGTCTATGAATTTTTCTGCACAGTTatgcggtctcctcaacccttttgacttgtttgtgaatccctaCTCCTGgttctccctaagctgatcagaaaaccctgcactacactgatgagccccaagaagggccaaaccggtctgtagttgggaatctgatcagctattatcccggctttaGCTTCAAAAATTCAGTGGTTGAGCTTTAGCctttaggataaacccatgtatatgggatttttttaggagccttaaggaatttgttcccagaatccctttgatccatttgcatacgtatgaggcagtctccccaacccttttgacttgttcgtgaatctGCACAATTATAAAATtgttacacaactttttaagccatTTTTCTTTACTAAGAGCGTTATGAATGCCCACCTAAAGGACTTTTCTGTTATGGTTGATCCAAAAAAATCCAAAGAAATCCAAACCCTGAGCATATTGTGCACATATCCATCTCATCCCTTCAAGCATACCCTTATCTGAGCAATATTTGAGAAAACCTCCTTGGATCCAAATCCCCTGGATTCCATCTCCTGCATCTCCTCATGAAGCCCCTACTAACATTTGGAGGATGGTGGGAGCATAGCAACCCAGCAGACCACCATTGACAAGTTCTAAAAAGCAGTGAGATTAGTAGATTAGTAAATGAAGCTTCCCAACCTTCTATATTAGTAAGTAGTACTGATGTGTTGTGTACTTTCTTTGAGGCATCTTGATATATGAGCCATTAATCCTCTGGTCCCGTTGTAAATAACCTTGGACCTTTTTCTTTTTAGACAATGTACTCAAAGAACCACACAGTGGTCAGTGAGATTGTTCTGTTGGGATTTCAGGATCTACACAAATTCAAGTTTCCCCTCTTCTCTCTGTTCCTTCTGATTTACATTATGTCACTGTGGGAGAATCTCCTCATCATAGCATTGGTGGCATCCAGCCGGAACCTCCagtcccccatgtacttctttctcCGGCAGCTGTCCCAGTCTGATATACTGGAGTCCTCAAATATCGTACCCACCTTGCTCCAAACTGTAATTCACGATAGAGCGACGTTGTCCTTTGGTGGTTGccttacccagttttattttttttctgtgacggAAGCCTTTGAGTGTTTGCTTCTAACAATAATGTCCTACGACAGATACGTGGCCATCTGCAACCCACTGCATTACAATTCTATAATGACCCACAGGGTTTGTAAGAAATTAGCATTCCTGTCTTGGGCTCTTGTCTTTGCCGTTGAATTGATTCCAATGAATTTAATAAGGACTTTACAGTTCTGTGATCAAAATACCATTgatcatttcttctgtgatttctTTCCTCTTAtagaactttcctgctcagatgCCTTCTTACTGCAGATTGTTGGCTTCTTTCTATCAGTCCCTATACTTTTTATGCCGTTTATACTGACCACtgtatcctatatctgtattgcccatgCAATCCGAAAGATCGTGTCCAATAtcgggagacaaaaagccttctccacctgcagctcccacttgattgtggtctccatattttatgggactCTAATCTCCATTTATGTGGTTCCCCCACGAAGAGGATCACAGACCATAAGCAAAATTTTCTCTCTGTTGTACACTGTGCTTATTCCTTTAGTTAACCCAGTCATCTATAGCTTGAGGAACAAGCACATCAAAGATGCTTTTAAAACGTGTAGACTTCATTCACGTCTATGACAGGGACGTTGACCCTTAAATATTGACTTTTAATGAGATtgaacagtgctgtccaagatTCCCCATGCTTTGAGCTAAGTAACCCCTATTTCACATACTTGGAGCCCAGttgattataaaataaaaatgtcatataaagaaTCTAGGAAGGTCTTCCAAGGTCTTCAAAGGTCTTGGAAGGTCTCTGCATCGACACACTTGGGCTGGAAAGTTTGGAATGCCCCAGGAGTGCTGGATGATGCCAATGCACTGTACTTTGGTGTGTAAATCACATTTACAACTCCTACTGATGCCAATGACTGTGTTGGTTAGGTCACTTTGAATACCAGGAATaccacagggccggaactaggggtaggcagaagaggcagctgcctagggtgcaatgattgaggggcgccaggcagcctctcctgcctacccctagggctACTTtctcattgcctccgccgcttgtcattagcggcagaggcaatgaccgatcgaatcgccCCAccccgcctcctgtgctttggcgcgcatggcCATTTGGGGGGCGGGGAGAtgggcggagttggctgaccgggttgcctagggcgcccggacggcttgaCCCGCCCCTGGAATACCATGAACTCAATTGTTTATTTTGAAGCTGGTCAAAATGTAATTTAAGGTTACCTGGTATTTAGGAAGCCAACTACTAATTACCAACAAGGTATGGACTATAAAAAGGAGAATTCCTAAATAAAGATAATTATCAATGTTTATACCCCCACCTTAACCTGCAGAGAATGCACAATAAAGTATTAGAAGGTATTAGAAACATCCCAGGTGTGAGTAAACCCCAAATTCCAATTCTAAGATTGGTGGGGGGGTCATACAAATATCAATGTATCCCTCAGGATGAGACTGCACCCCAAAGTTGCAATTATGATTGGAATCGGGAATAACTGGAAAGGGACATTCATATACCTAACATCACTCATTTCAGAGACTATTACTGGAATGACAGCAGGTGACTTAACAGAGGGCAAATAAAAGAGGTAAGTGTGACTTTTAGCCAATAGGCTACAGTTTAGACAGTTTGTACTCATTTCAGAGAGTGTTATTGGTACACTAGCAGGTTCCTCCACAGAGCGCTAAGAGACAGCAGCAGAACTTAAAAGTACGgctattaatacaggtatgggtcctgttatccagattgctcgggaccaggggttttctggataaggggtctttccgtagtttggatctccgtaacttatgtctgccaaaaatcatttaaccattaaataaacccaatagggctgttctgcccccaataaggggtaattatatcttagttgggatcaagtacaggtactgttttattattacagagaaaagggaatcatttaaccataaaataaacccaatagggctgttctgccccaataaggggtaattatatcttagttgggatcaagtacatgtactgttttattattacagagaaaagggaatcatttaaccatgaaataaacccaatagggctgttctgcccccaataaggggtaattatatcttagttgggatcaagtacaggtactgttttattattacagagaaaagggaatcatttaaccatgaaataaacccaatagggctgttctgcccccaataaggggtaattatatcttagttgggatcaagtacaggtactgttttattattacagagaaaagggaatcatttaaccataaaataaacccaatagggctgttctgccccaataaggggtaattatatcttagttgggatcaagtac contains:
- the LOC100491631 gene encoding olfactory receptor 510 → MQEMESRGFGSKEVFSNIAQIRLHFSFKQAMWCNLLASTKADCPTCLALNIKLLMQHFLKSYLGLGDVLEKVHRLDLFLSIMISMEIINQTKTTGFILLGLEGSYTQLVFLFVLFLLLYIATLCANFVTIALVLGSRRLHTPMYFFLSQLSSSDILLSTNIVPNLLCALLKEGKDMSVPSCISQFFACSSFTAAECFILAVMSLDRYVAICNPLRYVSIMSIKLSVHLVLWSWLLSFLLCVIVAVFVSLLEFCGLNAIDYIYCDFAPLLEVSCSDTSTVEIIAIAFTFPIIIFPFLVIILTYTSISFSIMKISTNSGRQKSFSTCSSHLAVVCTFYSILIAKYTVPSKGQSLNISKVISLLYIVVTPLLNPIIYSLRNNEIRKALIKWIS
- the LOC101734811 gene encoding olfactory receptor 5G3-like: MYSKNHTVVSEIVLLGFQDLHKFKFPLFSLFLLIYIMSLWENLLIIALVASSRNLQSPMYFFLRQLSQSDILESSNIVPTLLQTVIHDRATLSFGGCLTQFYFFSVTEAFECLLLTIMSYDRYVAICNPLHYNSIMTHRVCKKLAFLSWALVFAVELIPMNLIRTLQFCDQNTIDHFFCDFFPLIELSCSDAFLLQIVGFFLSVPILFMPFILTTVSYICIAHAIRKIVSNIGRQKAFSTCSSHLIVVSIFYGTLISIYVVPPRRGSQTISKIFSLLYTVLIPLVNPVIYSLRNKHIKDAFKTCRLHSRL